The DNA segment atatgttgatgatattatttttggatcaTCTAACAAAACTCTTTGCGAGAATTTTGCAAAGACCATGCAGGGagaatttgaaatgtcaatGATGGGAGAGCTTACATACTTCCTCGGACTTCAAATCAAGCAAATGGAGGAAGGTACTTTCAtttctcaaactaaatattgcagggaaattcttaaaaaatttgAGATGGACAAATCTAAAGAAGCATTTACTCGCATGGGAACCTCATGCTATTTAGATAAAGATGAGTCAGGTAAAGAggtaaatcaaacaaaatacaGAGGTATGATTGGTTCTTTGTTATATCTTACTGCTAGTAGACttgatattatgcaaagtgtatgtgtgtgtgttttgtatcaataTAGTCCTAGAGAATATCATCTTACTACAGTTAAGcgcattttaaaatatcttaagggaacaaCATCTTTTGGTTTATGGTATCCTTCAGGAGCTAAACCTAGCCTTTTAGGTTTTTCAGATGTTGATTATGGAGGTTGtaagatagatagaaaaagcactagtggaacctgtcattttctAGGTAGTTCCTTAGTTTCCTGGCACTCTAAGAAACAAGCCTGTGTAGCCTTAtcaaccactgaagctgaatatattgctgcTGGTAGTTGTTGTGTACAAATCTTATGGATGAAATAACAATTAGAAGGCTATGATATTTATCTAGATCATATTCCGCTTAAGTGTGATAATACAAGTGCCATAAATCTTACAAAGAATGCTATCATGCATTCTAGAACCaagcatatagaaattaggcatTATTTCCTTAGAGATCATGTGCAAAAACGGGATTGTGAAATAGAATTCATTGACTCTAAGCATCAATTAGCAGATCTTTTTACCAAACCActgcctaaggatagattttttgagcttagaagggaCTTAGGTATACTAGAAACAGTCTAATATGTGTTTTCTCGCTTAACTATGCATGTTTTCGTTGATGAACGCATTTAATCTGCTtgtaaatcgattaaaagcatTAGTGCACTGCATTTTTGCGTTTACGaatggattaatcgattaatccaagttttaatcgattaattgccattttaatcgattaaaactgcTCCAGATcgttctttttttaattttgcacTGCATTAAGTGATCTAGTCATTGCCAACGTCTAtaaacggctataaacggctagTTCTCCCATTTTTGAACGTTGGAAAGCCATCTTTGCTATATATATACCCCATTTGGTGCCCACTTTCCATACTTGGACCATTCTTAAGCACCTTCTCTTGCTTTCTTCATTCAAACTCTTTTGCATACCATTGTTTCAATATGGCTAAGCcctcaagaagaagaaggagaagaactAGTGAAGCATCTGAAAGCAGCACTCGCCAATGCGATGCAACCATTGAAGGGTGGCTTTCGGATGTACAAGATCAACAATCCTTCTCACAATTTTGGAAGGAGAGGAAGGTATTAAAAAAAACGTTTATTGATCTAGCTTGGTACACTTCATATAGCTTCTCTTTTCCAAATCTAATCATTGAACAAGGGGTTCAACATCTAATGGAACTCCGCGAAAGGTATTATCCTGATCTTGTTCgcgtattttattttaatttgaaagttCATGATGGCATCTTCCACACAAGAGTCAAAGGTATAAACGTTGTTCTTGACAATGATATATGGATAATTGTGGAAAAAGTTCCGGTCTTGGAAAATTCTCAAATTGTTCCCAGCGACTTTGCCCAATTCAACAAAATCATGATGTATCAGTCGTTCCTGCGCAATCCTCGCCAACATCACAACGCACGTCTTTTCCTTGTTGGAGGAATCAAAATGGAAGAATGACTTGTGCATTATCTGCTTTTGTGGCTTTTGTGTCCTAGGGGATCCAACCATGCACAGTGCTTTGAGACAGATCTCATGATCATGTACGGGATACTTTAGAGCATTCCACTCAACTGGCCTCATTTACTTCAAACCATCATGTACAAGGCAAAAAGGTTGGATGTTGCACCTCTCCCCTACCCTCTCCTAGTTTTCCGGATCTGTGAATACAAAGGAGTGGATGTCTCCAATGAGCACTATGAGACTGTGCTTCCTGGCCACAAAATTGGAGATAATTCCCTTAGGTAAATGGGATTTGTCAAGCAAGGGAACTCCTATGTTCACTCTGATGATGTTGGTGGTCAaacagaagaagatgaagatgaagatattCACATGCCTGACCCCACACATGTTACGGGACCATCTCAAGTGAATGAAGAATATAGTCTAGAAAGTCTCTCTAGACAAATGTCTAAGATGGCAAGGCTTCAACATGAGATGATGGCTACCCAGAATACTCGCCATGAGGAGATATGCACCCATCTCAAGAGCCTTGATGAGAGGATTTCAAGATTAGAAAGGCATTTTGATAGTGAAGTTAGTGATGAGTTTTAGATTTGCCttgtttgtttggttgtttATCTATATTGTATGTCTTGctcagttaaaattaaataatcttttgTCTTCCTTATGTATTTCTTTACATGTCCCTTACTTAACTATGCATACATTCTTTTATTAAGGGAGAGTATTGTTTTAACTTACACAAAATTATTAACACAAcctttttattatgataaaaaagggggagaaaatagtttaaaggttcttttattatctaatgatctcttctttcatgagttgtgtttttctcatattattaaaaagctttaaacttggagaaagtttttgatcatcataaaaaagggggagaatgttagcaaaaagttaaagatggagttttgatgatgtacaaaTTTGCACAATACAAGATCCAAGAAGACTAATTGAAGATTCTTTATTgttgaaagcttttgtaataatcatagttAATGTGCTTTTGCTTAGACATGTAATAGGGTTTGATTCCTGTACTCTATTTGTGATTAATTGctgtttagaatcaaacacaagctgttttaatcgattaaaccaagttataatcgattaaaacgtggCTGGCACTGCAAAGCCAAatggctctggaataatcgattaatttaggctttaatcgattagctaatcgattaaaatcaagaataattgattaatactagccgttagaggtttcagatttgaaaaactagccgttgtactcattttaatcgattaacactaatattaatcgattaaatgcgttaaatggtcagtttcgaagaatggaagagcactGGCTTGAGTCTATATATTGGCTCATTGTTTCTACCAGAatcaactcttcccttgcgctcTAAACATCTAAAATCATTGAGAACAGTGTGTTGTTGTtgaagctaaagaaactcttgtctgcaaagctgtgaagtgctactgcggtgacaaagaaatagctggttcatccttggtacGTCTAAGGAGGTGATTGGAAGAGNatcatccttcgtgaagtattcggaggaggtgtttcatccttcgtgaagtattcggaggaggtgtctcatcctttgtgaagattcaaaggaggtgtaagttcatctcttgtggtttcaagagNNGNNGNNtttctaaactcttacaaattaattttctacgtgactattatttgtaattgttttgtgattagtgaaaaaggtttatcttgtttttgagataagcgactagacgtaggatctttgtgatctgaaccaggataaaatcatctgtgcaatttttctctctttcttactCTGAATATTCTACTTTAATTATCTGCTTAGTaagtaaaattgagaaaaataattaacaggcacgaaaacgaaatataaccaattcacccccctcttgatttgttattccacgctaacaaatTCGCTGCACCACTGACAACTTTGAATGCAACGTACCTTCTTGTAACGTTGGTATCTTATTAATTGGTAACGGGAAAAAAATTAAGCAACGCTCAATTccaacattaaatttttttatgatatttaatttcttttatttaattgttatttaattcctccattccaagacacaccaaattcattctttctcattcttttcttttctaagtTTTCTTTAGCTCTTTTCCTCTTCAAAAATTATTCTGGGTTTTagagttccttgctagttctCAGATCCTCAAAAATTCTGAGATGTTCATGTTATAttctgggggacttgcgcaacacaccacggataagtccttaaggacagtgactctacatGTCTCAGGAAATACTATTTTGTCATCTTTTTACAACATAATCaacttaattttatgaaaatatataccaaacaatatatttgttataagtAAAACGGAGTGAAcagtaattttcaattttaacttgataaaaaaaaattaggaactCCATAGTTGATGTAAATCAGTTTTCTCCAAGAGAGTCCAATGATGTTATTTTCAGTTGAGTTTCCCAAAAGTCTTCAAATAGATTGGTTTGTTCCAAAAGTCTTGTACTTGTTTCAAGAGGTCCGAATTGTGCACAAACATAGATGATTACAATTGTGGTGttgatatttgaattaaaaaagaagaagaagaagtgaataTCATTAATCTCAAAACAGATAAGGTATTGCAAGTGGCTTTGAGCACTTCGTAATTGTTGGTGAtgaaatttacttccaaattagGAGATGAAGTTTAGTAAATGATATCTCAATACTCCTTTTAGTGAAGATGttattatttaggtttaaaggaaaaataataataagttacaTAAAGAACAAATAGCCTTTTTATTTTTCGTAAGACTTGTTTTGTCTTTGTAGCCAAGAGCAACCTCTTACACAACAGCAAACAAGATAACAGACATACAACAAACCAAAACAATTGAAATATAGGAAGTAGATTGAAACTAGTTGATGAGAGCAACCTTAACAATAACAATGAACAACGAAAACCCTCACGGGATATTTGTAGCAACCATGCGATTGAGCTCATATTGACTACATAGAACTGACCATTTATAAGCCACCTCAAACAATTCTTgctcaacttttcttttatcttccaAAATTTGAGATCTGTCCTTCATCACATTATCAAGCTCCTTTTTGTACCCTATAGTTTCCGCAATGCATTTATTCTTTTCCCTCTCGAAAGATGATAAGGCAGCCTCACAAACTTTTATTTGTTCCTTCAAAACTTCTTCCTTCATTTGAGCTTCATTGTAGAAATTATCTGCCTcagaaattttggaaacaagAGTAGTGGCCACCTCATTCTGACAAGCTTCAAGCTTTCCCAACTTGTCAATGGTAGCAAAGCCTTGCTTAAAGGAGCGTAGAATGGTTGGGAAGTGTTGGCGCATAGTCTCTATAATATGTTTGAGTCCATCTGATAGAGTCACATCTTTGAAAGGAATGTTGGATAACAAATTAAGAGTAGACCGAAGAGTGTCAGTTTCAGAGCTAACTACGTCCTTCAGAGACATCTTCAAAAACTTTTCTAGCTCAGTGAGGGTCTTTCCCACTAGGCTAtcttcactctctttttctgATGCAAATAAGCTTATGACATCATTGCTCCCAAAGCCTTGAATAATTTTAGGATGAGCAATTTCTTTAGCAGTGCCTACCTCAGTTTGGCTGCTCGTAATTTCACTCTGGGaggaataagaagaaaatatataacagaaaAGGCATTAGCATCAAGCCATAATAGTTGTAAGgcatttagtttataaataccaattttgataaaatcatataaatgcAAGAAGTAGAAGTTAAACTATGAACACGATGGTAAcagatttattaaatttaaattccaatttaaaatttagtgtattttgtttttcttaatttcttttctgcaataaatgataaattagaATGACAACATCATATTTATATTGACCAAACAAGTTAAAGatatgaattgtttaaaataatattacatgtGGATGtgatttattttggaaaataattttctGGGTCTAATTGAGTGCTAATAGGTTTGGAAAGAATTGATGAAGCTGCAATATTAGTGTTTTTTGCTATGGTTTCCTCCAGAGAACCTTGCTCAGTTCTCTGCACAAGAACAAAAAGATATGTAGCTTTGCATACTTGGCTGCTTTCTGTGAGGTACTAGAAATGTTATTATTGATTGAAGGTGGATAtgcatattaatttaaaacaattgatGGTATTTTTGTTTGCCATTTACCAGAGGAATTTTGGAGCCACTTACAATATTTCCAAATGGCTTTTGTTGGTTCATCAAACATGGTTCAATAATCCGTTGTTTGTCGACCAATGCCTAAACAAAGTAATGAACATGTGTAAAATAACTATACTCTCGAtacttttatttcatcaaatactcggaaaaatatttattagactCACATTTGCGGGTGTTTCACATAGAGGCATATTCAAACAACTTGGAGTTGGCCTTTCCACTGGTTGTGAGTTTGTTAATGTTGCTGCGATACTTGGTATTTCTGAAGTGGAAACTTTTGCAACAAATTCCATCTCTAGTTCTTCATTTCTCGGAGCTACAATACGGTCATTAGAAACAATGCTTATTTCACTTTCTTTATCAACCAACTTAGAACCTTCTTCCAAGCTAATCTTAGATCCATCACCTCGTTCAACAGACTGGGAATCTGGTACCATGTCCCCACTACTACACCTGTGTAACAAACTTAAATTCCTCGCCAAAGAACAAAAAACTAAGAAACTGATGCTATCATTCTTGTAAGAATTTCATATGCCACCAAATGTATATCTAAAGagaaacatatatatacattttaattggGCATCAATAAAGTCAGTAATATTCATTCTTTACATTACAcagttaagaatttaaatagtCATACCTCTTAGAATTCTCATCTATTTGTCTCCGTGCAATGTCCTCTCCTGGCTTAAGATCCCTCGCTACAACACGTTGACGCATTTCCTCTATCCATGAACTATCAAATCCAATTTCAATAGCTTCTTCACATAGTTTATGgaactctttttctctttcaggAATACTATCGCCACTTTCCTGGAGGAACGATAACATATCTTCCAAAATTTTCAACCTCCAAGCTTGAAAGCGCTCACTAAACTTTTTGGAAGCATTCCAGAGATGAGGATATGTTGTTATTGCCTCCACCAGAAGAGAAATTTGTTCATCATCCAGATCAACAAAATGTTTATATGCTCCCAATCTTGTACGGATATCTGCAGAAGCTGTaaaatgtttgaaagtgatatgAAAATATAGGATGgaaatgagaaaataagaaatcagAAACCTGAAGAAATATCAATGTTGTTGTTAGGAACAACATCTATTCCCTCTTGTTTATGCAAAAGGTTCAACCCTTCTTCTACTTGGATTCCTTGGCTTGCCATTATTCCTGGCTTGCTTTCATTCATCTTATCATCTTGTTCAACTACCTTGGAATCTAGTGCAAGTATGTCCTCGCCACCAGAATCAGTGTGAGTTGCAACAGCATCTTCAATGCCAATGTCTTCAACTCCAGTGGATGAAGATTTAACGCTCTCATTTCTTAAGTCCTCAATCTCTTGTGtattacaaattgaaaaaatacgATTGAGTGACTCTAAAGTTTGAAAGGAGCCCTGTACTATTGCTTCTTCAAGTGCATATTGGTATGGAAAACCTCCTTCACTGTTTGATTCCTCATACACCAACTTTCCTTTTAGGAGTTAGtcttaatattacaaaattcatttttatgtttagtaATATTACAAATTAGAGGTGGGCTTCTAAATTCTAAAGTAGTAGTTGGTATTGCCAGTCTATCAGTGATATGCTAGAACTTTTCCACTATATGTTGTTAGTTTCATATTGACAATGCAAAAGCTAAGTTTGGTGAGGTAACTTTCATTGTCACTATACTTCCTTCTTCTCCATATTTGAGTTactaatttctatttaattcttaattagtTGACATATTATGACTTTATCTAATGCAATTGAATTCCTCGCCCAGAAGATATGTAATTAGGtagaatattttgttgtttttataaaaatgaaatgaaaatttgtgtATCAACCTCAAACCATTCGAAAAGGAACATGAAATGGTCCTTTTTTCTGAATCAAGGGacaacaacaattttctttGTTCATTCTTTAGTACTATACATTAACCATTCATTTCCTGTCAACTTACTTAGCAGATGTGTTTTTGTTGGTAATTAAGGTGACTTCTGTTCATCTACCAATGATGATTTACTTTAAGAATTTTAATGGATCACATTGATTTGTTTTGATAAAAAGGAAATCAAATTTTCTAcgttaaattgaaaaatgttattcTAATAATGAGACAGAATAGGctattaaattttttctatcTATATTCATAGATTGGTTGTGTTATTCTAATAATGAGACAGAATAGGctattaaattttttctatcTATATTCATAGATTGGTTGGTTCTGACCTGTGAATATTCATATATGATGACTTGAAATATCCAACTCTCAAGTTCAGTGTTTATGAAATCtgtacaaatatatatatatatatatatatatatatatatatatatatatatatatataaaaggaaattaaCGGTGAAAATCAAATACATAACAAAAGGGAAATAGATCATTATAtcattacaataaaaaataaaataaaagatataaaaagtttgattataggaatttttttatcacacaTCAAAATAAATTGGCGAATCTACGTCTTAAGGATAGTACCCTTTAGAACAGTGTTTTCATAACTAAAATTCCTAGAACCTAAACTTCcattaatagtttaaatttgaagACCTTATAAGTATTTACCTTGGGAAGGAAAATGTTCAAGGACCTTCCAAAATGTAGTTGTTGAAGTCAAAGATAATTTTGGACATTTGTAGACAAagcaattttttaaattatgcaaGTCAATCTCTTGACTGAAGTTTTCCATatgcataaatattaaaagtttaagtcTTGGAAGCTCAACTTTaatcttttcttgtttacaTCCAACAAGCTCTTCTAGTTCATTGGCTCCATTTATGGCCAGAAGATGAAGATTGGGAAGGTCATTAGAAGCATATCCAGAGAAAACTCTTTTCAACTTTTGGCAATGATCAACCTGCAATGCTTCTAGTTTTGGGAAACATGGTTGAGGAGAAAGAATATTAGACAAATTTTTATCCCCTTCAATGATTTGTCTTAATTCATTGCATTTTTTTATCACAAGAACATTCAACTTTGGTAAGCATCTTAAAACAGACTTTGAAAAGACTACTTCCAATTTGGCACATTCAACTATTACTAGTCTTTCAAGATTTGGGAAGTCAAAATAATTGTTTGAAGGTTCTTTATTACATTCAATAATCTCCTCTACTTCAGAGCCTCCATCTATATTGGATTCGTCTTCTTCAATGATCTGCTTCAATTCCATGCATTTTGATATGGTTAGCCACGCCAACTCTGGTAAGCATCTTATAACAGAATTTGGAAATATTACTTCCAACTTTCCACAATCCGTTATTTCTAATGTGATAAGATGTTGGAGAGTAAGTGAATTGTTGGGACCCACCCAAATATAAGTCATTTGAGGTAGATTATACAAGTCCAACTTCTCTAACCTTAAACTCACTTGTTGGTCAATCATTCCATATCcattaaggaaaaaaatacattctaGTCCAGATCTCCATATGACTAGAGTTTGTAGAATGAGGAAATGGTTTAGAATCTCCTCATTTTGAGTATTATTTCGACTAGAGAAATCTTTCAAATCAGCAGCCTCTTTATTTGTTATATCATTCAATTTCTTCATGCCTCCAACAAAAGAAACAGGGAATATACGTAGCTTTTTCAATAAGTCACAATTACGGATATCAAGCCTTTCCAAACTTTGGAAGATTGAAATATCACACTGACAATCATGCTCATCCTCAACAATGCTTTCCTCCTGATTTTTATTATCCCTTTCATGACTTACTATATCCTTCAAACTTTTACAGTCATCTATGAACAATTCTTCCAAAGAAGTCAAGGTCTTAGCTATAGATGATGTAAAAATTGAGCCTAACTTCCCACAACACGTTATCGTAAGGCTTGAAAGGCTAGATAGAGTTCCTGAAAagcaattataaattaaaaaaaatattggtttcTAGGAACTAAAACCACAATATTTTAGAGCGTCAAATTATCGGTTAGTAATGACGAAAATAATGGTACAAGACAGTTTCctctaaataattttaaatttaagaaacaacttcacatgcaaatataattgtctttaattttaaatgagacCAATTTTGCTTGTAGTGTATTAACAAGTTTAAGTAAAAGTAGATTAGTATTGTCTCGAGTTTGAATAGTACTAATAACATGGTTAcgaaacaatatataattattatgcttaaatttttcatatatagtaacagatttaaaatgtttatgtaacttgtaaataagtttgAAGCTAATGTGTCACCATTTAAGCAATACTATGTAGACTTACTAATACACGCTATGCTTCACCACTGTTTGTTGTTTATAActgttatataaatattgatgcTTACCTTCCTCAACAATTTCATCAAGTTCTTCTTTTCTATCCCCAATTATTTGATCTAGCATGTCGCATCTTTCTATCTTGAGCACTTTCAATTGACCTAACCCTCCAACAATGTTGGCcgagaatatatattttaattctggACAACTATCTATCTTTACATCCTGAAGATTTTGGAAGATTTGTACAGGATGCCCACCAGTGAATTCATTATGACTTTTCTCTGTTTTCTCATCATCTGTTAATATATGCTTCAGTTCATGACATCTtgatagttttaatattttcaatttaactaaatttagaGCAACCACATATGTGAAGAGAGATGTCAACCGTGGACAATCACTTAAATCCAACTTCTCTAAGTTCTCAAAAGGTCCATTGGCAGGAAGAAAACAATGCCATATAGCTTTTAGATTTTCCATGCGCACCATTTTCAACGTATGCAACTTGGAGAAGAGAGTTACCACCTCACTCGAGTGACTACTAGTGTCAATCAAACATTCTAACTCTTCAGAATCAATTATCTCCAACTTCTTCAACTCATTCAAACCTCCTccttcaatttgaaatatatcagGGGTGATATTTTTTGCACCCCCATGAATATTTCCTACAAATAGATCCTTTGCTTTTTTTGCCAAACCCTTTATTACCTCATTTGATATGTCAAAATGGTTAAGTAATAAAGTTCTGCCATGAATGTAAATATCTCCATCACTATGATGATAAAAGTAACGAGACCCTAATACAATTCCATACCTTTGTAGTGTTTCGGGAATGCTAAACGTGTTAAAGAATTCAATATTGTCTTCACTGTTAGCATACCATTCTCCTTCAATATCAATAATGTACAACTCTTGCAAAAGCGGGATTCTC comes from the Vigna radiata var. radiata cultivar VC1973A chromosome 2, Vradiata_ver6, whole genome shotgun sequence genome and includes:
- the LOC106752470 gene encoding uncharacterized protein LOC106752470, which translates into the protein MDCLVGFASSVSRDLVCGALNQLRYLRSFNKFVKKLEQEEGDLILTRDGVQKSVEQVKRKTRETSELVNKWLEDAISDIGKVNQLLEEARTKKMCCFGYCPNWIWRYRIGKKIANKVFDLEKFIDEGKKYVSFDSIVTLPSGTLHILSEKCMNFESRQSVYEQLLDAVKNNDVSMIGLYGMGGCGKTTLAMEVMKLVEVEHLFDKVLFVPVSSTVDVRKIQEKIASSLQVEFPETEEMQRAQRLCLRLIQEKNIFIILDDVWEKLDFGRIGIPSSDHHKGCKILITTRSEEVCTSMDCQRKIYLPILTDEEAWTLFENKAFITKGSPDTWKDLGRLISNECKGLPVAIAAVACSLKGKAETVWRVAFNKLRHSKPINIERGLTDPYKCLQLSYDNLDTKEAKSLFLLCSVFPEDFEIQVELLTRCAIGLGVVGEVDSYEEARSEVIAAKIKLVSCCLLLDADDECVKMHDLVRDVAHIIAKTENKMIKCEVERHVTVEQNSVRYLWCSKFPNVLDCSNLEFLCLEANMKGFDGIFKRMGMLKVLILANDEDGKTQMSTISFKTLTNLRYLFIENYELSDFSFLGGMKNLQSLKLFDCLLPSFPELQTDVAITLKLLELNKCDIKVKNFEGMKRIPLLQELYIIDIEGEWYANSEDNIEFFNTFSIPETLQRYGIVLGSRYFYHHSDGDIYIHGRTLLLNHFDISNEVIKGLAKKAKDLFVGNIHGGAKNITPDIFQIEGGGLNELKKLEIIDSEELECLIDTSSHSSEVVTLFSKLHTLKMVRMENLKAIWHCFLPANGPFENLEKLDLSDCPRLTSLFTYVVALNLVKLKILKLSRCHELKHILTDDEKTEKSHNEFTGGHPVQIFQNLQDVKIDSCPELKYIFSANIVGGLGQLKVLKIERCDMLDQIIGDRKEELDEIVEEGTLSSLSSLTITCCGKLGSIFTSSIAKTLTSLEELFIDDCKSLKDIVSHERDNKNQEESIVEDEHDCQCDISIFQSLERLDIRNCDLLKKLRIFPVSFVGGMKKLNDITNKEAADLKDFSSRNNTQNEEILNHFLILQTLVIWRSGLECIFFLNGYGMIDQQVSLRLEKLDLYNLPQMTYIWVGPNNSLTLQHLITLEITDCGKLEVIFPNSVIRCLPELAWLTISKCMELKQIIEEDESNIDGGSEVEEIIECNKEPSNNYFDFPNLERLVIVECAKLEVVFSKSVLRCLPKLNVLVIKKCNELRQIIEGDKNLSNILSPQPCFPKLEALQVDHCQKLKRVFSGYASNDLPNLHLLAINGANELEELVGCKQEKIKVELPRLKLLIFMHMENFSQEIDLHNLKNCFVYKCPKLSLTSTTTFWKVLEHFPSQGKLVYEESNSEGGFPYQYALEEAIVQGSFQTLESLNRIFSICNTQEIEDLRNESVKSSSTGVEDIGIEDAVATHTDSGGEDILALDSKVVEQDDKMNESKPGIMASQGIQVEEGLNLLHKQEGIDVVPNNNIDISSASADIRTRLGAYKHFVDLDDEQISLLVEAITTYPHLWNASKKFSERFQAWRLKILEDMLSFLQESGDSIPEREKEFHKLCEEAIEIGFDSSWIEEMRQRVVARDLKPGEDIARRQIDENSKSLLHRCSSGDMVPDSQSVERGDGSKISLEEGSKLVDKESEISIVSNDRIVAPRNEELEMEFVAKVSTSEIPSIAATLTNSQPVERPTPSCLNMPLCETPANALVDKQRIIEPCLMNQQKPFGNISEITSSQTEVGTAKEIAHPKIIQGFGSNDVISLFASEKESEDSLVGKTLTELEKFLKMSLKDVVSSETDTLRSTLNLLSNIPFKDVTLSDGLKHIIETMRQHFPTILRSFKQGFATIDKLGKLEACQNEVATTLVSKISEADNFYNEAQMKEEVLKEQIKVCEAALSSFEREKNKCIAETIGYKKELDNVMKDRSQILEDKRKVEQELFEVAYKWSVLCSQYELNRMVATNIP